A stretch of Methanobrevibacter sp. YE315 DNA encodes these proteins:
- a CDS encoding ABC transporter permease — protein sequence MNKNQLLKFFGYKLVRFIILIIVVAIFSFILLDLSPIDPVNAYLRQAAVSEAQRQILQEYFGTNVPLTTKIFHWLVDLVHFDLGTSLIYRAPVIDIIIDKASASIVLMAISWLLSGIIGFAMGVVAGKNKGSWIDKAVKVYCYAIQSAPSFWVGMLVLMVFAVYLGWFPIGFGVPIGVKSTDATFMEWASRLVLPTLTLSLVGLAPIAMYTRNELIQVLSSDYVLFAKSRGEKGWDLVKNHGIRNILLPAVTLQFLSFSELFGGAVLVEQVFSYPGVGQTAVAAGLNSDVPLFLGIVIFSAIFVFVGNLLADLSYYLIDPRIKESEFND from the coding sequence TTGAACAAAAATCAATTATTAAAGTTTTTCGGCTACAAGTTGGTACGTTTTATAATATTAATAATTGTAGTTGCAATTTTTAGTTTTATACTATTAGATTTATCCCCTATCGATCCAGTTAATGCTTATTTAAGACAAGCTGCAGTATCAGAAGCACAAAGGCAAATTCTTCAGGAATATTTCGGTACTAATGTTCCGTTAACCACTAAAATTTTCCATTGGTTAGTTGACCTTGTACATTTTGATTTAGGAACTTCCTTAATATATCGTGCACCTGTTATTGATATTATAATTGACAAGGCTTCCGCTTCCATTGTATTGATGGCTATTTCATGGTTATTAAGTGGAATCATCGGTTTTGCAATGGGTGTTGTTGCCGGTAAGAATAAAGGATCATGGATTGATAAAGCGGTGAAAGTTTACTGTTATGCAATTCAATCCGCACCATCTTTTTGGGTTGGAATGCTTGTTTTAATGGTATTCGCTGTTTATTTAGGATGGTTCCCAATAGGATTTGGTGTTCCAATTGGTGTAAAGAGTACTGACGCCACATTTATGGAGTGGGCATCAAGATTGGTATTGCCTACACTAACATTGAGTCTAGTTGGTTTAGCGCCGATTGCAATGTATACACGTAATGAACTGATCCAAGTGTTATCCTCTGATTATGTATTGTTTGCAAAATCAAGAGGTGAAAAAGGTTGGGATTTAGTAAAAAATCATGGAATAAGAAATATTCTGTTACCTGCTGTAACATTACAATTTTTATCTTTCAGTGAATTATTTGGAGGGGCAGTGCTTGTAGAACAGGTATTCTCATATCCTGGTGTTGGGCAAACTGCAGTAGCCGCTGGTCTTAACAGTGATGTGCCTCTATTTTTAGGAATTGTAATATTCAGTGCAATATTTGTATTTGTGGGTAACTTGCTTGCGGATTTATCTTACTATCTAATCGATCCAAGAATCAAGGAGAGTGAATTTAATGATTAA
- the wecB gene encoding non-hydrolyzing UDP-N-acetylglucosamine 2-epimerase, which yields MKIATVLGTRPEIIKMAPIIDEISKRGIDQIILHTGQHYDKEMSDNFFKDLEIPTPDYNIHVGSGTHGKQTGLMMQGIEEVLLDEKPDIVLVQGDTNAVLAGALVAAKLHIAIGHVEAGLRSFDMTMPEEVNRRAADVCSTMYFVPTNESAINLLAEGFSRKNLFVVGNPVVDACFRHLEIAQKRGFEEESLKKLDIENMDNILTLTMHRAENVDDKTRVTNIIDALKELDDMNIIFPIHPRTKNTLENFGLFDELNDLHHVHIIKPLGYLDFLLLTSNSTLILTDSGGLQEEAITLDVPALTLRYNTERPETVTAGGNILVGSDKQAIVDNARKILDDKDFADKMRNAVNPYGQGNSAELTVDAMEKYYAEGLLDIKAPEDIMTSFTRKMIKITEDISVEEFENRENALVHMAFDGDKMQFPNDELNLNGMMITYDKRE from the coding sequence ATGAAAATAGCAACTGTTTTAGGAACTAGACCCGAAATTATAAAGATGGCGCCTATTATTGATGAAATTTCTAAACGAGGCATTGACCAGATTATTTTACATACCGGTCAGCATTATGATAAGGAAATGTCCGATAATTTCTTTAAAGATTTAGAGATTCCAACTCCTGATTATAATATTCATGTAGGTTCTGGGACCCATGGAAAGCAAACTGGACTGATGATGCAAGGCATTGAAGAAGTTCTTTTAGATGAAAAGCCAGATATCGTATTAGTGCAAGGTGATACCAATGCTGTTCTGGCTGGAGCGCTTGTTGCAGCTAAATTGCATATTGCAATAGGTCATGTGGAAGCTGGATTAAGGTCTTTTGACATGACAATGCCCGAAGAGGTAAATCGCAGAGCTGCAGATGTATGTTCAACAATGTATTTTGTTCCAACAAATGAATCAGCCATTAATCTTTTGGCCGAAGGTTTTTCAAGAAAAAATCTTTTTGTTGTAGGAAACCCTGTTGTTGATGCTTGTTTTAGACATTTGGAAATTGCTCAAAAAAGAGGATTTGAAGAGGAATCACTCAAAAAGTTAGATATTGAAAATATGGATAACATTTTAACTTTAACAATGCACAGGGCGGAAAATGTCGATGACAAAACAAGAGTTACCAATATCATTGATGCACTTAAGGAATTGGATGATATGAATATCATTTTCCCGATTCATCCAAGAACAAAAAATACACTAGAAAACTTTGGCTTATTTGATGAGTTAAATGATTTACATCACGTTCATATTATAAAACCTTTAGGCTATCTTGATTTTTTACTTTTAACTTCAAATTCGACTTTAATATTAACTGATTCTGGAGGTCTTCAGGAAGAGGCAATAACATTGGATGTTCCTGCATTGACTTTAAGGTATAATACTGAAAGGCCAGAAACTGTAACTGCAGGGGGAAATATTCTCGTAGGTTCTGATAAACAGGCTATTGTTGATAATGCCAGAAAAATCCTTGATGATAAGGATTTTGCAGATAAGATGAGGAATGCTGTCAATCCATATGGTCAGGGAAATTCAGCAGAGCTGACTGTAGATGCAATGGAGAAATATTATGCTGAGGGTTTATTGGATATTAAAGCTCCCGAAGACATAATGACTTCATTTACAAGGAAAATGATAAAGATTACTGAGGATATATCAGTTGAAGAATTTGAAAATAGGGAAAATGCGCTTGTTCACATGGCCTTTGATGGGGATAAAATGCAGTTTCCTAATGATGAATTAAATTTAAATGGTATGATGATTACTTATGACAAAAGAGAATGA
- a CDS encoding ABC transporter substrate-binding protein yields the protein MDKKTMMIIGGIAAVLVVVGCALAFMGGSHDEDPTHLTVAAHSNIKEPEAGFSPLVGWGCGHQNYNPLVQSCLFKTDKNGSIVPDLATGYSISGDGKTWTVNVRDDVKFSDNSTFDAEDVAFTFNTAKTTESELDLTNIANVTAVNKTTVKFDLVEPRSTFIYDLRYVGIVPSDSYDNTTYGENPIGTGPYVLDHWDKGQQAIFKINDNYYDQKPYFTQITLLFPEEATWLELAKSGDVDVVPVATSALNQTVDGYQFVEKSAGRAQGISFPYQNDTGETWNGTVKIGNNVTADKAIREALNVGVNRQTMCDDIFAGHASPEYTSVDTRAYANPDAKVKDGDVAQAKQILADGGWNDTDGDGIVEKDGVKASFDLYYPPDYLDRQSLATVFAEQAKDIGIEVNLVGADWDTIYNNMYSSAAVMQQTSPDPYKSIYQQYHSKDADGFYMNPGLYNNTASDKLMDDAMHSSDLNAANTLWSQSALANGGGWGPAGDAPFAWLVNYDYNYFIKDGIDIGQQPDGLGNDILINICEWTRTNSTAN from the coding sequence ATGGATAAAAAAACAATGATGATTATTGGTGGTATTGCTGCTGTTCTTGTTGTTGTTGGTTGCGCTTTAGCATTTATGGGAGGTTCACATGATGAGGATCCTACCCATTTGACTGTAGCGGCACACAGTAACATTAAAGAACCTGAAGCAGGTTTCAGCCCTCTTGTTGGATGGGGTTGCGGACACCAAAACTACAATCCTTTAGTACAAAGCTGTTTATTTAAAACAGATAAGAATGGAAGTATTGTTCCAGACCTCGCTACTGGATATTCAATCAGTGGTGATGGGAAAACATGGACAGTAAATGTTAGAGATGACGTTAAATTTTCAGATAATTCCACTTTTGATGCAGAAGATGTAGCATTTACATTCAACACTGCAAAAACTACTGAATCTGAATTGGATTTAACAAATATTGCAAACGTTACTGCAGTAAATAAAACTACTGTTAAATTTGATTTAGTTGAACCTAGATCAACATTCATTTATGATTTAAGATATGTTGGTATTGTTCCTTCTGATTCATATGACAATACCACTTATGGTGAAAACCCAATCGGTACCGGACCATATGTATTGGACCACTGGGATAAAGGTCAACAAGCAATATTCAAAATAAACGATAATTATTATGACCAAAAACCTTACTTTACTCAAATTACCTTATTATTCCCTGAAGAAGCAACTTGGTTAGAATTGGCAAAATCCGGTGATGTGGATGTAGTTCCTGTAGCAACTTCCGCATTGAACCAAACTGTTGATGGATACCAATTTGTTGAAAAATCAGCTGGTAGAGCACAAGGTATATCCTTCCCTTATCAAAATGACACTGGAGAAACTTGGAACGGAACTGTCAAAATCGGTAATAATGTAACTGCTGATAAAGCAATCAGAGAAGCATTAAATGTCGGTGTAAATCGTCAAACTATGTGTGATGACATATTTGCAGGTCACGCTAGTCCAGAATATACCAGTGTAGATACAAGAGCTTACGCAAACCCTGATGCTAAAGTCAAAGATGGGGATGTCGCTCAAGCTAAACAAATTTTAGCAGATGGTGGATGGAATGATACTGATGGTGATGGAATCGTTGAAAAAGACGGTGTAAAAGCATCATTTGATTTATACTACCCACCAGATTACCTTGACAGACAATCTCTAGCAACAGTATTTGCTGAACAAGCAAAAGACATTGGAATTGAAGTAAACTTAGTTGGTGCTGACTGGGATACTATTTATAATAACATGTACTCTTCAGCAGCAGTAATGCAACAAACTTCTCCAGACCCATATAAATCCATCTATCAACAATATCACAGTAAAGACGCTGATGGATTCTACATGAACCCAGGCTTATACAACAATACTGCTTCCGATAAATTGATGGATGATGCAATGCACTCCAGTGACCTAAATGCAGCTAACACATTATGGTCTCAATCCGCTCTCGCTAACGGCGGAGGTTGGGGTCCTGCTGGAGATGCTCCATTTGCATGGTTAGTAAACTATGACTACAACTACTTCATTAAAGATGGAATTGACATTGGTCAGCAACCTGACGGTTTAGGAAATGATATATTAATTAACATCTGTGAATGGACTAGAACCAATTCCACAGCCAATTAA
- the truA gene encoding tRNA pseudouridine(38-40) synthase TruA: MKRTALKIGYIGTNFHGFQRQPNLRTVEEELIYHLRKLDYIDDLKKSRFRIAGRTDAGVHSLGNVISFQSEKEVRVNEINNSLPDDIQILAKAPVRYAFKPRYAQMRQYRYMLFQDLDIDKLQECAEIFKGTHNFTNFTKRFQKTTTRTIDDIKITKVDLNDYHKKEFPNLHDTLSPIFVDIYGESFLWNMVRKMMRVFVDVAIGKMDLDDVERLLNPGEDEPRAYIKVMEAEYLILMDIQYDGIRFTYDDYACERFRRNLVDSLSDLQKRYAIRESMVKSLQDLHKGK; encoded by the coding sequence ATGAAAAGAACAGCACTAAAAATCGGATATATCGGGACTAATTTTCATGGTTTTCAAAGACAACCCAACTTAAGAACAGTCGAAGAAGAGTTAATCTATCATTTGCGTAAACTTGACTACATTGATGACTTAAAAAAGTCCAGATTCAGAATAGCTGGAAGAACTGATGCTGGCGTTCACAGTTTAGGTAATGTCATTAGCTTTCAGTCTGAAAAGGAAGTTAGGGTCAATGAAATCAATAATTCCCTTCCTGATGATATTCAAATATTAGCAAAGGCGCCTGTACGTTATGCATTTAAGCCTAGATATGCCCAAATGAGACAGTATAGATACATGCTATTCCAAGATTTGGATATTGACAAACTCCAAGAGTGTGCTGAAATATTTAAGGGAACTCACAATTTCACGAATTTTACCAAGAGGTTCCAAAAAACCACCACAAGGACAATCGATGACATTAAAATCACAAAAGTTGATTTGAACGATTATCACAAAAAGGAATTCCCTAACCTTCATGATACCCTTTCTCCGATATTTGTGGATATTTATGGCGAATCATTTTTATGGAATATGGTAAGAAAAATGATGAGGGTATTTGTTGATGTGGCTATTGGAAAAATGGATTTGGATGATGTGGAAAGATTATTAAATCCTGGAGAAGATGAGCCAAGAGCCTACATCAAAGTCATGGAAGCCGAATATCTAATTTTGATGGATATTCAATATGATGGAATCAGATTCACTTATGATGATTATGCATGCGAAAGATTCAGACGTAATCTTGTCGATTCATTGTCCGATTTACAAAAAAGATATGCTATTAGAGAATCAATGGTAAAAAGTTTACAGGATTTGCATAAGGGGAAATAA
- a CDS encoding ABC transporter permease, which produces MIKKRQTDDKKQWFLYPANLRTKTLVIIALSALVILVIFICGFFIRDIPTSFISANQMPSFEHIFGTDWMGRDMFQRTVAGLGLSIMVGFIASVISTFISIILGLFSSFNKFADEVVAGIIDLFGSIPHILLIILVSIMFGGGVIGVVMGVGLTHWTPLARVLRSEVKEIRTKEYIHLAENLGKSKVWIATKHILPLIVSQIIVGVILMFPHAIMHEAAITFLGFGLPPHEPAIGVILSESMHYLSSGYWWLAFFPGMSLLIVVLLFDFIGENVEKLLNPETAQE; this is translated from the coding sequence ATGATTAAGAAAAGGCAAACTGATGATAAAAAACAGTGGTTTTTATACCCTGCAAATCTCAGGACTAAAACCCTTGTCATTATCGCTCTTTCAGCATTAGTTATTCTAGTAATATTTATTTGCGGTTTTTTTATTAGAGATATTCCGACAAGTTTCATTAGTGCTAATCAAATGCCTTCATTTGAGCATATTTTCGGTACCGATTGGATGGGACGGGATATGTTTCAAAGAACCGTTGCAGGTCTTGGATTAAGTATTATGGTAGGTTTCATTGCATCAGTAATAAGTACATTTATTTCTATTATTCTCGGATTATTCTCAAGTTTCAATAAATTTGCAGATGAAGTTGTTGCAGGTATCATTGACTTGTTCGGTTCAATACCTCACATCCTTTTAATCATTCTTGTTTCCATCATGTTTGGTGGAGGAGTTATTGGTGTTGTTATGGGTGTTGGACTAACACATTGGACACCGCTTGCAAGAGTTTTAAGATCCGAAGTAAAGGAAATCAGAACAAAGGAATATATTCATTTAGCAGAAAATCTAGGTAAATCAAAGGTGTGGATTGCAACTAAACACATTCTCCCATTAATCGTTTCCCAGATTATAGTTGGGGTGATTTTAATGTTCCCTCACGCGATTATGCACGAAGCAGCAATTACATTTTTAGGATTTGGTTTACCTCCTCATGAACCTGCTATTGGTGTTATTCTGTCTGAGTCTATGCATTATCTATCTTCTGGATATTGGTGGTTGGCATTCTTCCCTGGTATGTCATTATTAATTGTTGTGTTATTATTTGATTTCATTGGGGAAAATGTTGAGAAATTGCTTAACCCGGAAACTGCTCAAGAATAA
- a CDS encoding hydantoinase/oxoprolinase family protein, with translation MKVAGFDIGGANTDLAVIDFDGDNIKSIEVDFAYLPMWCKNDDLSRVLIELIENICPMSEIDAVGISMTAELVDAYDTKKDGVLDVVKKCEETFDCPIAYVGIDGMLSKEEIEQTPLKAAAANWIATAQIATLISDNCIFIDTGSTTTDIIPIKDGKECAIGKSDFDRSATGELVYTGTLRTNLATFLDKIELNGKEYRVASELFAQTADVYTVLDLISEEDYVCDTFDGEGKSKMDCAKRIARVVCADLEMITMDDVVEISKFIHQKQVEQIADGLKQVVETQNLDLIVTTGLGKDILDKKAAELLGLNVKSMGDILTDEECVVAPAVGTAVMMNRYLN, from the coding sequence ATGAAGGTAGCAGGATTTGATATTGGCGGTGCAAACACTGATTTGGCAGTCATCGACTTTGATGGTGATAATATTAAGAGCATTGAAGTTGATTTTGCATATCTTCCTATGTGGTGCAAAAATGATGATTTATCAAGAGTATTAATTGAGTTAATTGAAAATATCTGCCCAATGTCTGAAATAGATGCTGTTGGCATTTCCATGACTGCAGAGCTTGTTGATGCATATGACACAAAAAAAGATGGAGTTTTGGATGTAGTTAAAAAATGTGAAGAAACTTTTGATTGTCCTATTGCCTATGTCGGAATCGACGGAATGTTGTCTAAAGAAGAAATTGAACAGACTCCTTTAAAGGCAGCAGCCGCAAATTGGATTGCAACAGCCCAAATCGCAACTTTGATATCAGATAATTGTATTTTTATTGATACTGGAAGCACTACAACAGACATTATACCAATTAAGGATGGAAAGGAATGTGCAATCGGTAAATCCGACTTTGACAGGTCGGCTACCGGTGAGTTGGTATATACTGGAACATTAAGGACCAATCTGGCAACTTTCCTTGATAAAATTGAACTTAATGGAAAAGAATATCGTGTGGCCAGTGAACTTTTTGCACAAACTGCTGATGTATATACTGTTTTAGACTTGATAAGCGAAGAAGATTATGTCTGTGATACATTTGATGGTGAAGGCAAATCCAAAATGGATTGTGCTAAAAGGATAGCTCGTGTAGTATGTGCTGATTTGGAAATGATAACCATGGATGACGTTGTTGAGATATCTAAATTCATTCATCAAAAGCAAGTTGAACAGATTGCAGATGGTTTAAAACAAGTTGTTGAAACTCAAAATTTAGATTTAATTGTCACAACAGGCCTTGGAAAAGATATTCTTGATAAAAAAGCAGCAGAACTTTTAGGTTTGAATGTTAAATCCATGGGGGATATCTTAACGGATGAAGAATGTGTTGTAGCTCCTGCAGTTGGAACTGCAGTAATGATGAACAGATATTTAAATTAA
- a CDS encoding MFS transporter, translating into MNTLEDNQDRIFTKPFFLVFGALLFTALVMYALMSTVAEYATAMGSTATIAGLVSGIYIFGGLCSRIYSGNALERVGWKKTALIFMSIHFLACLLYFVVSDVTLLLIVRFIHGIGFGASANAIVTIATAVLPKKRFSEAFGYFMLGTTIAVGLGPFISGFLYDTVGAQGCFLVASIFCALALIFIYFVDVSKKDPGVNRQRQVEKTEEKNYKGIEKVLEIKAIPVSLFTALTSLGYISILSFNRLYAAQINLITAFSWFFIIYSVVLVLSRPIAGKIQDNHGDKLICIVGIIAQSIGLLLIAWIPSYLTVYICAVCCALGFGTLNSACTTIVTRNVSESRRSYAVSTFFIFCDATMGFGPALLGSFVSASSGYAPVFFISSFITLLALPICLYALKN; encoded by the coding sequence ATGAATACTTTGGAAGATAATCAAGATAGGATATTTACAAAACCTTTTTTCTTAGTTTTTGGAGCATTGCTGTTTACAGCCTTGGTAATGTATGCTCTAATGTCTACTGTTGCTGAATATGCTACTGCAATGGGATCAACTGCAACTATTGCAGGTCTTGTTTCCGGAATATATATTTTTGGAGGACTTTGTTCAAGAATATATTCCGGAAATGCTCTGGAGAGAGTCGGATGGAAAAAGACTGCACTGATTTTCATGAGCATTCATTTTTTAGCTTGTCTTTTGTATTTTGTTGTAAGCGATGTCACATTGCTTTTGATTGTCAGGTTCATTCATGGGATAGGTTTCGGAGCATCGGCTAATGCAATTGTCACAATCGCTACTGCAGTACTTCCTAAAAAGCGTTTTAGTGAAGCTTTCGGTTATTTCATGCTGGGAACAACAATTGCTGTTGGATTAGGTCCATTCATCTCAGGATTTCTCTATGATACTGTGGGAGCTCAAGGCTGCTTTTTGGTAGCAAGCATATTCTGTGCTCTGGCATTGATTTTCATTTATTTTGTGGATGTCAGCAAAAAGGATCCAGGTGTCAACCGCCAAAGACAAGTTGAAAAAACTGAAGAAAAAAATTATAAAGGCATTGAAAAGGTCTTGGAAATCAAGGCAATACCTGTTTCACTTTTCACCGCCCTGACAAGTTTGGGGTATATTTCAATTTTATCATTCAACAGGCTTTATGCTGCTCAGATTAATTTGATAACTGCATTTTCATGGTTTTTCATAATATATTCAGTAGTTTTGGTTCTATCAAGACCTATTGCGGGTAAAATCCAGGATAATCATGGCGATAAGTTAATTTGTATTGTTGGAATAATCGCCCAATCAATTGGCCTTTTATTGATTGCATGGATTCCTTCTTATCTTACAGTTTATATTTGTGCAGTATGCTGCGCTCTTGGATTCGGTACATTGAATTCAGCATGTACTACTATCGTAACACGTAACGTGTCTGAAAGCCGCCGTTCATATGCAGTATCAACATTTTTCATTTTCTGTGATGCAACAATGGGTTTTGGCCCGGCATTGCTTGGAAGCTTTGTATCCGCTAGTTCCGGCTATGCACCAGTATTTTTCATATCTTCATTTATCACATTACTTGCATTGCCGATTTGTTTATATGCGCTGAAAAATTAA
- a CDS encoding 4Fe-4S double cluster binding domain-containing protein, protein MINRKYSAMNLSLELKNYLLNNGATEVGFADITNFTPKNGLNNGVVFYITYPKEIIRNMQNAPTPEYLKELISLNSRLDELGMKCEEFLIDEGFNAYAQTKKRLGSDFGEFNSFELPHKTIATRAGLGWIGKSALFTTKNYGSALRLSSVLTDAPLDIGKPILKSKCGKCMECKDACFGGAISGLNWNYNLKRNDFYDDKKCEKYALKISEENLGKADTVCGKCIFACPHTQKYIKKL, encoded by the coding sequence ATGATTAATCGCAAATATTCGGCCATGAATCTATCTCTTGAACTTAAAAACTATCTTTTGAATAACGGTGCAACGGAAGTAGGTTTTGCTGATATAACAAATTTTACACCGAAAAATGGATTAAACAATGGAGTTGTTTTTTATATAACCTATCCAAAAGAGATAATAAGAAATATGCAAAATGCCCCCACTCCGGAATATCTTAAAGAATTGATTAGTTTGAATTCTAGATTAGATGAACTTGGGATGAAATGTGAAGAATTTTTAATCGATGAAGGATTTAATGCTTATGCACAAACAAAAAAGAGATTGGGAAGTGATTTTGGTGAGTTTAATTCATTTGAATTGCCCCATAAAACAATAGCAACACGTGCGGGCCTTGGATGGATTGGCAAATCGGCATTATTTACCACAAAAAATTACGGATCAGCCCTAAGATTATCATCAGTTCTGACAGATGCTCCCTTAGATATCGGAAAACCAATTTTAAAATCAAAATGCGGAAAATGCATGGAATGTAAGGACGCATGCTTTGGAGGAGCCATAAGCGGATTAAACTGGAATTATAACCTTAAGAGAAATGACTTTTATGATGATAAGAAATGTGAAAAATATGCTCTGAAAATTTCAGAAGAAAATCTAGGAAAAGCAGATACCGTATGTGGAAAATGTATCTTTGCATGTCCACATACACAAAAATATATAAAAAAACTATAA
- a CDS encoding ATP-grasp domain-containing protein, whose amino-acid sequence MTKENDSILVFEYFTASGEKDKCIISEAEALIFALLEDLKEFNVDLVINESYDGIVKDYANVNPILINQDIISWLEENAAQFDKAIFISAENNNNLYNITKIFEENNVKIYNSSAEACLKASDKSETYEALYNIVPQPRSFRFKIDPKGYWKRAIENLHEKWQAEDPLTPLKLIIKPLIGVDCEDIVVIERIEDLTLDLDKIFEPGSRILVQEYIEGTDVSVSLISDGKKAIPISLNEQFVELKDDKGTYLGGKIPYESKYKDEAFEIATKAVEAIDGMKGFVGVDLLINADEKDIYSVYLLEINSRFTTPYVGLNKIANFNIGKTVIDLIDGNVDIDDLDISLDGEVEFRKSGDSLEIRRI is encoded by the coding sequence ATGACAAAAGAGAATGATTCAATTTTAGTATTTGAGTATTTTACTGCTTCAGGAGAAAAAGACAAATGTATTATTTCAGAAGCTGAAGCATTAATATTTGCACTTTTAGAAGATTTAAAAGAATTTAATGTTGATTTAGTTATCAATGAATCTTATGATGGCATTGTGAAAGATTATGCTAATGTCAATCCGATTCTAATCAATCAGGACATCATTTCCTGGCTTGAAGAAAATGCGGCACAATTTGATAAAGCCATTTTCATATCTGCCGAAAATAATAACAACCTTTACAATATCACTAAAATATTTGAAGAAAATAACGTAAAAATATATAATTCTTCAGCTGAAGCTTGCTTAAAAGCATCTGACAAATCTGAAACTTATGAGGCATTATACAATATTGTTCCCCAACCAAGATCATTCAGATTTAAAATAGACCCAAAGGGATATTGGAAAAGGGCAATTGAAAATTTGCATGAAAAATGGCAAGCAGAAGATCCATTAACACCTCTCAAACTAATCATAAAACCATTGATTGGTGTTGACTGTGAGGATATTGTCGTGATTGAAAGGATTGAAGATTTAACTTTGGATTTGGATAAGATTTTCGAACCGGGCTCCCGTATTCTTGTTCAGGAATATATTGAAGGAACCGATGTTAGCGTTAGCTTAATATCAGATGGTAAAAAAGCGATTCCTATAAGTTTGAATGAACAGTTTGTAGAACTAAAAGATGATAAGGGAACCTATCTTGGTGGAAAAATTCCTTATGAAAGCAAATACAAAGATGAAGCATTTGAAATTGCAACAAAAGCCGTTGAAGCCATTGACGGAATGAAAGGATTTGTCGGTGTTGACTTGTTGATTAATGCCGATGAAAAAGACATCTATTCAGTTTATTTATTGGAAATCAACTCAAGATTCACAACACCATATGTTGGTTTAAATAAGATTGCTAATTTTAACATTGGAAAAACCGTCATTGATTTGATTGACGGAAATGTGGATATTGATGATTTGGATATTTCTCTAGATGGTGAAGTGGAGTTTAGAAAATCTGGAGATTCCTTGGAAATCAGGAGAATATAA
- a CDS encoding GNAT family N-acetyltransferase, with the protein MDFTIKELNDDPLEIENVKDFLYGQIRKVYDIGPTPEFHYDIDGIDEYYIKPSRNAFFVVYYEDKIVATAAIRAYDKDYEFFRGIYSKEDTASVWRLMVDEEYKRRGIARSLVNAMEEFAKKVGYTRIYLNTHRYLDAALAFWESMGYEITVEEDDYDETNHMVKVLN; encoded by the coding sequence ATGGATTTTACAATCAAAGAACTAAATGATGATCCTTTAGAAATTGAAAATGTAAAGGATTTCCTATATGGTCAAATAAGAAAGGTATATGATATCGGGCCCACTCCCGAATTTCATTATGATATCGATGGGATAGATGAGTATTATATTAAACCTTCTCGCAATGCATTTTTTGTAGTTTATTACGAGGATAAAATTGTTGCAACGGCAGCTATCCGTGCTTATGATAAGGATTATGAGTTTTTTAGAGGGATTTATTCAAAAGAGGATACTGCAAGTGTTTGGCGTTTAATGGTTGATGAAGAATATAAAAGACGTGGAATAGCCAGGAGTCTTGTAAATGCAATGGAAGAATTTGCAAAAAAAGTAGGTTATACTAGAATATATCTGAATACTCATAGGTATCTCGATGCTGCATTGGCTTTTTGGGAATCAATGGGTTATGAGATAACTGTCGAGGAAGATGACTATGATGAAACAAATCATATGGTGAAGGTTTTGAATTAA